The sequence TCAACAGACTGGCTCTGGCTGTCCACTACCCGCGCCAGGCGTTTGATGCCGTCATCAAAGACCAGGACAACCTGGTCGTCTGCCTGCAATCGCATAACAGAAAACATGTGCTTGACAGTGTCCTTATCGGTAATCTGGAAAAGGCCCTGCGGTGCTCTGCCATTGACAAAATACTGCTGCATCCTAGCCTCCAATCACACCTGAGCGGTCAGCCGTTTTCTTGAAGACGCAGCAATTCCACTCGCCCTGAATCATGTGGGTCTCAAGGAAGAAGCCCGCCGCCTCCGCAGATGCTCGCACCATGTCCCACTTGTCCGCGATGATACCGCTCATAATCAGGTAGCCCTCGTCCTTGACCAGACGGTAGGCATCCTCGGTCAGATGGATGAGAATATCCGCCAAGATGTTGGCAACGATAACTTCTGCTTTAATATCAACGCCACGAAGGAGATCACCTGCCGCAACATGAATATTGCTAGTATGGGCGTTGAGGTCAATGTTTTCCTGAGCCACACGCACCGCCACTTCATCCAAGTCATAGGCGTAAATCTCTTTGGCGCCCAAGAGAGAACTGGCAATAGAGAGGACGCCTGATCCTGTACCGACGTCAATGACTGTTTCGCCACCACGCAAGACCTGAGAAAGAGCAAAGAGGCTCATCTTGGTCGTCGGGTGAGTTCCCGTACCGAAAGCCATGCCTGGATCCAGGCGGATAATCTTCTCACCAGCAGTCGCCTCATAGTCGGTCCAAGACGGCACAATGGTCAAATCGTGGGTAATGCGGGCTGGCTCATAGTATTTCTTCCAGTTGTCCGCCCAGTCTTCCTCTGCCAGTTCCTGACTTTCTAGGCTGACCTGACCAGTTTCCAAGCCAAAGCCGGTCAAATCCGCCAGGCGAGTTGCCAAATCTGCCTTAATTTCCTCAATATCCACAGTGTCAGGATAATAGGCCGTAATCGCAATCATATCCGACTGCTCCACCTCGGGATAAAGTTCACCGAAACGGTCCTCCTGTCCCACATAGTCAGCCGAGTCGCTAATCGCCACCCCCTGACTGCCCGTTTCAATCATCAGATTTGAAACTGCTTCTTCTGCATCACGATGCACGTGAATGGTTAATTCTTGCCATGAGTTCATGTTTGTTTTCCTTTTCTTTTCTATGCGTCAATCACTGTATTATTGTACCGATTTCTAGCCTATTTTACAAGTTAATGTTACGCGATGGAGCCCTAATAATACTTTTTCGAAAATTTTCTAATCGCACTGCGAATAAACATGTGTAGGAAAGTTTGAGACGGTGGTTCCAAGTTTCTGAACGGAGGTGATGCCCATGGAAGTGGACAGCAAATCTGCTAGAAAGGCTAGCCCATGCCAGATGGTAAGTTAACTTACTCATCTGGCAACGACAAATCCTATAAGATTTGTCTAGGGCTCGCACTAGCTCGAGTTTTGAAAAATATCGTTTCAAAACTCGAGCGTCGGAGATCTCTGGATTTATATTTATCAAGTCTACTTGTTGAAATACTGAGCTTGATAATCGTCACCATTTTAGCTATTCGAGATAAAAAATAACCGTCAGCAAACTTTGACACAGTTCTGACGGTTATTTAATCTAACGAACTGAACCACCGTTTAGCGGTCCTACTGGGCGTTGAGCTGGAACTCAACACCTTTTCTATTTTTATAATAGCAAAAGTTTCGCCCGTAGTCAAGTCAGAACCAAGCTTAGAGTGTGTCTGTTTTTGGGAGAAAATGAAAAATCATCAATCGAACGCAAATAAAGACCGAAACTTTCAACTTTTTCCCTGTCCCAGTCTTGATTTATCGTCTTGATGATGATACAATACTATTACTGATTGAACAAGTGGTAGTTGTTTAATCGGTTGGCGTTTAGGTGTTGTCGCACCTAGCGCCTTTTCTTCGTGTTTTTCTATAACTCTATTATATCATAATTAGATTCAAATGCAAGCAATTTCTATAATTTTTTTACAAGAAGCCTTGACAATTCAAGGTTTTTTTGTTTTTAGTCCCGTTCCTCTATCATATGTTCTCCCCATTTTTTCTTAACGTTCGTCCGTTTGAGTTGTGGCAAGGTATAGTTTTTATTTTCATCATGACAAGGCAGACCAGAAGTATTTTTCTCTTGGTCTTTCATTGTGTCAAAGTGACTTCTCCACTCACCGAAAAAGAGGTCTCTCAACTCTCCTGTGTGGCTTAAAAGAATAGTCTGACTCATGGCGTTAGCCCCCTTCTTACTCCAATACATCCCCCTGTTTTTCATCCTATACGTGATTTTTCGGTGTTGCGATTCCATGATACCTATACCATTTGAACTCAGTCCAAAAGACTCAGGCTTATCAGTAAACCTGAAATTTTTCATCAGTTGCCTGCTGAAGCGTTGAAAGGCTTCTAGTTTCTCATCCGACTCAATAAATGATTCTGCGGTATCAAGCACCGTCTTCAACCCTGACTTGTCTCGGTTTTTGATCGCTTTAAAGGCTTGATTGACCAAACCTGAAGGAAAAGGACTCAGGTTCTTTTTTAATGCTTGATTCACGTGAAAAGCATCCCAAAAATGAAAGTGTTTTTTGGGATTGAAAGCATCTGCAAGCTCCTTAAATACTTTGGGAGAATAGCCCTTACCACCATCTGAATTAGTAACAATCATGGTATTAGAATCAATATCATAATGCTGATAAATAAGGTCTAGGAGTTTATCTTTTGCACGTTGATAGTGTGTTGATACTACTTCTAGTTTATCCATCAGGACATTTCTTTTGCCTTTTTTACTTCCTGAATGGACGACAAAGTGAGTCAATTCAAGGGATTTTTTCTTCTTGTCCGTTGAACGTTTAACCCAAACCCCATCACCTTCAACATACAAAATTTTGGGCTTGACCTTCTCTTTTTCTTCCTCGGTCCAACTTTGAACAGATAGAGAGTCATATTCTTCTTTCTCGTTAATCAGTTGCCCTGCCACCTCTAAGGCGTGCTGAACGGTGTTTTTAGTGATATAGATTTTCTTCAACAACTCCATCACAGCAACTACTTTCCGATAAGGCATATAATTTGATAGCTCAGTAAGCTGATAAAGGAGCTCCTGGGAGAAGCGTTGACGTGGTTCTAAACCTAACTTTTCATCAACAGGGATTCTAACCGTATCTCCCTTCTTCCATCTGCTACGGGTAAAGGTCATTTCACCAAAGGAGAAAATCACAGTACGTTCTTTTTGGTTAATTCTTTTATATCCCTGCGCTCTCATGCTAGGCGCAATCTTTTTCTCATAGGCTTCAATCATCTTCAGGAATGCACGCTGATTATTTTGGTTCAACTGTTTTGAAAATTCTCTTTCGTCAAGAATAGCTACATCCATCTACTTCACCCCACTTTGAAATAATAAAGCCTATTATAGCGATAAGTCAGGATTTTGGGTATTAAAAAAATGACCTCTCCATCAGGAAAGGTCTATATATTTTGGTCATCAATCGGGGTCACATCTAAAGGGAAAGGTCGTCCTTCACATTATAATTATAAACATATTTATGTTTATAAATTTTTGAAATAGTCGTTAATAAATGAAGATGCTGAACGATAGCCTTTCTCTTTTGCCAGGCTGTCTATTTTTTCACGGACTGATGGCTGAAGAGTAAACTGATATTGTTTGGTCCGTTCAAACGTCTCAACTGCTGAAGGTGTCGTAACCTCTTTCAAGGTTTCCTGAAGGGATTTGCTGATTTGCTTTTTCTTAGATTCAAATGCCATGGTATCTCCTTTATCAATATATTTATAACTATATTTATGTTTATATTTATAATGATATTCTATCAGTTATTTTCTGAAAAGTAAAGTCAATATCCTTGAAAAATGCCTTATTTCCCCTGGTCAGCTCTTTATCCCTCATCATATCTGAAAGAGAAACTTTATCAAGCGTTGACCTATTAAAGAGTTCTTTTTGAGGAATCATTGCAAGGACATTTTCCTCATTCTTAAGAGATGCTACCAATTCTTTGGATGATTTGGTATTGTGCTTAATCATATTTCCTAAAAAGAAAAGTTCTGCTGTCACATAGCTTTCACGGGTTTTAAAATCGAACGCTTCAGCTTTAAATTCTTCTAGTCGCTCCTGAAGGTTAAATTTTGCCTGGTAACCATGCTCTGACGGAATCACAGGACTTAACACTGCATGGCTAACAATGATAGCGTTACGAGTTGCCGTTGAAAAATCAGGATGGCAATCTATGATGACATAATCGTACTTCTCAATTCCTTTATCATCATAGTTATCCTCTAGCCACATATAGAGTAACATATCTTTATAGGCTTTGGTCTCAAGTTCTTTTTCTAACCTATCAAGACGGAGATAGCCTGGAATTAAGTCAATGTTCTCCTTAACATTCAAAAGAGCAACATCACCTTTCCCTCTAAAAATATTAGCGACTGTTCCCTCGTTATTAAAAACATCATAAGTTTGGGTTAAGTTGCATTGATGGTCAAGGTCAATAAACAAGACCTGCTTTCCTTTACTAGCTAACCACTCACCATAATTATAGGCAAGAGTTGTCTTCCCAACCCCACCCTTGATAGCTGAAAATGTAATAATCTTCATCAGAAATCCCTCCTGTTTTCTATACTTCTATTATACCACTATAATTATAATTGTCAACATAATTATGTTTATAATTATAATTATGTTTATCTTTTTATCTTATGCTTTTCACGATACCGCCTAAAAGTACGTTCGTTGATACCTGTTAGCTTGGCAACGTCTTTATCTGATAGACCTTCAAGGTAAAGGTCAAAGGCATGAAGAAGCCTGCTGTCATCTTCTGAAAAAATGGCTTTTCTGCCTTTGTACTTTCCTTGAGTCTTGGCAATAGCTATCCCTTGGCGTTGCCGTTCCTTTATGCGTTCCCTTTCAGCTTGTGCCTGGTACTTGTAGAGTTCCAGGATAAGATTGTTCAAGAGCCGTCTCAGGTTGTCATCCTCAATCCCTCGAAGAGTGGGAAGATTTAAGACTTCCAAGGTTGCCCCCTTGGCTTGAATATCATTCATGACCTCAGTTAGCTCCTTGTTATTCCTACCCAGGCGTTCTAATTCTGTCACAACCACTATATCACCTTCACGTATATAAGCAAGCATAGCTTGTAACTGAGGGCGGTCTTTATTAGCTTTTTGTTGAATTGCTTTAAATTCAGGGGTTTCTTGGTGTTGATTTTGAACCATTTTTTGCTCTATTCTCTCCAAAGTCGGTTGAATTTCTTTCCCTGATACTTTACGATTTAATTCTCTTTCTAAGGTCTCTTTCGGACTAATGGAAGGCGTTTCTAAGCTTGAATAGAGTTTCACTCCTTCTCTATTGTAAAGCCTTATATCGCTAAATAAGCCCGTTTTATGAAGGGTTTCTAAATTGGTCGGTAAGTTTTTGACAACAATATCATGCGCTTGTTTTGGTGTTGCCCTGGCTGTCATTGGATCATCTGCATACATGGTTTCATATCGTTCAATTGTTCCTAAATATGAGTTGATTTTAGGTACTGCCATGACATACATTTTTGTTTCATAACCTTTGGCTTGAAGCATTGTTGCGGTTTGAATGGGAACGTCTGTTGTTCGTCCTGTACCTTCAATCACCAAGTTATAGCCTTGATCGCTTAAACGGCTTATGATCGCTTCTGTCATGCGATTAGAATAAGGGGTAACGTGTTTTACTACGTCTTTCTCATAAAGTTTCGCTAGTTCATCAAAATTAGGGTGCTGTTGTTTAAAGGTATCATTATCAATGACAATAACATTCCCTTGTGTTTCTTCAAGAATTGCTGATCGCAAACTCGTTTTCCCTGACCCTGGTTGCCCACCAAGTAAAAAAGCGGTTGGCGATTCAACCGCTTTTTTTCCTTGAACCAATTCTTCTAAATTATCATTTAAGCGATTTTCAAATTGTTTGTCAGTAAAATTGACTATATTTGCCATATTAAGCCACTTTCTCTTTATTCAAAACTTGTTTTGAATAGCGATTCATTGACCGCCAATACTCATGAACGGCTTGTAATTCTTCTAAAGAATAATCAAAAAGATTTACACGTTTTGCAAGCTTTAATTGGTTTAATAAATTGACTTCCAATAATTGAGAGTCATTTTTATTTAATTCATGATTCAAAACATAGTTTAATACTCGATTATAAACGCTTGCCGATAATTCGTTAATGATCTCTATTTCAAATGTTTTTTCATAAGTAACTGCCATTTCATTTTCACTCCTTTTAAAGTTTGTCAGGTAAATATTTCCGAATATATTCTTCTAAGGCTTTATCCATAACTTCTTTTACGTTTCCGCCATTCTTTGCTGTTTCGATTTTTATAATATGGTGCAAGTCAGCACGAACACGAACCGTCTTATCCCCCATAATATCTTTTTTTGCACTGATTGGTGTATCATTTCGTTTTGCTTTTTGTGCGCCTAAATTTCCCACAACCACTCACTTCTTTCTATTTCTTCTTACTCTTATTTTATCATCAACAATCACAAATCACAAGTGATTTGTGATTAATCACTTGTGATTTGTGATTCTATTCTTTTTCGTTTTCTAATTGAATGATTCGCTCAAGCATTTCAAAAAATACGTTCTCATACATAGACAAAACTTTTTTGTCATAGCCTTTGTGTTCTGTAATGCCATTTTTAGATCAAGTACTTACTTTATTACTTCGCTTGATAATATTTCGGAAAACCAAATTATCCTCTTTATGTTCTTTGTACAGTTCTTCCAGGTTTGATTTTATCGTTGCGCTGTCCGTATCAACTAAATAAGGAACAAAACCAATCATATCTAGTCCAGGGTTAAACTGTTCTTGCAAATCAATCAAATAGGAAATATAGTTTTGAATGTTGTTTGTACTTTCTTCTTCTGCTTGTAAAGGGATCATAACGTAATCACTCGCCACGATTGCATTATTTGTATAAACGCTTGGCGTTGGTACAGTATCAATAATAATAAGATCATAGTCACTTTTTAAAGGTGCTAAAAGAGTAGCAAGCAATCTACTTTCATTTTCAAACGTCCATGAGCGAGTTAATTTTGGCAGTAACATCAAATCAAACGTGCCAGGGATCAAGTCTAAATTATCAGTCAAATGAATAATAGAAGAAGCCAAGTTTCCATTTTTCAAGCCTTCATAAAAATTGACACGTGGCAATTCTACCTCAAAAGTTTTTGCTAAGTCTTTTGTCAATGTTGCCTGTAAGTCCTTATCGATCATTAAAACTTTTAAATTCAATTTGTCTGTCAAGTAAGCAAACATAGTCGATAATTTGGACTTTCCAACACCACCTTTAAAGTAATTATTCAAGATAATAATTGCTTCATTTTTATTGTTTAAAATACGTCTTAATTCTTCAAGTATTTTTAGTTTTTCCTTCTCCATAACTACGCCCCATTCTTTTTTTGTATAGTAATATTGTATCATTAAGAATCACAAATCACAAGTGATTTGTGATTAATCACTTGTGATTTGTGATAAGTGATTTGTGATTAATATATAAAAGCCCTCTTTAAAGGGCTTTTATGTTTATTTTGAAAAAGAGATAAAATCAATATATCCCTTTTCCCCAATTTTTACAACGGCATTGTAGGGCTTTTTCTCTTTGTTTTTGATTCCTTTTACCAGGGTTTCTTTTCCCTCCAGTAATTCTTTTACATTTGTTTTGGTGAGTTTTTTCTTTCTAAAATGTTCAGCTAAAGTGAAGGTACATTCAGGATAATTTGAACAACCATAAAACGATTTTTTTAATACAATATTGTTGCCACACTTAGGACATTTTCCTACAAGGGGTCCCGAGCGCTTAGTGGGAATTTGTACCCCTTATCGATACAAATTCCCCGTAGGCGCTAGGGACCTCTTTAGCTCCTTGGAAGCTGTCAGTAGTATACCTAATAATTTATCTACATTCCCTTTAGTAACGTGTAACTTTCCAAATTTACAAAAGCGACTCATAGAATTATTTCCTCCCGTTAAATAATAGATAACTATTAAAAATAGACAATACTTGCTCATAAGTAACGGTACTTAAATTGTTTACTTTGGCGTGTTTCATTGCTTGATGAAACTGATTTTTAGTAAACAGTTGACGATATTCTCGATTGACCCATTTTGAAACAAAGTACGTATATAGCTTCCAATATTTATCTGGAACATCTGTGGTATGGCGGGTAAGTTTTATTAAGACGCTGTTTACTTTTGGTTTAGGATGAAAGCATTCCGCTGGCAGCTTAAGCAATTGCTGAATCGAGACTTGAGTGTGCAAGAGCAACCCTAGTGTTCGGTGAATATCCAAGGTACGCTTGTAGAATCCTTCTTCAACAATCAGATAGATGTCAGACGCATGGCTTTCAAAAACCACTTTTTTAATAATTTGTGTGCTTAAATGGTAAGGAATATTCCCAACAATTTTATACCTCTGTTTGTTAGGGAATTGAAACTGTAGAATATCTTGGTGAATTAAAGTGACACGAGTATTCAGTTTTAATTTTTCTGACGATAAGTTGAATAGATGACTGTCTAATTCAATAGACGTTACCTGTTTACTTATTTTAGCCAGTTTCGTCGTTAAATGCCCTTTACCTGTTCCAATTTCGTAAACGGTATCGGTTTCTTTTAAATTCAATTGTTTTATTATTTGGTTGAGTACTTTTTCACTCGTTAAAAAGTTTTGAGAATATTTTATATTTTTTTTCATGTAATCACTCCTGAAGTGATTACACCTATAAACAAATACAGAAGTTAAACGATTTGTTTGTAATTTTAGTTATCTGTTTAAAAAGTCATAAGATTAGTCACTGGTAGGAATTAATCTAACGTATTTATTTATCTGCGTAATCACTGTTTTTAGTCTGTTTCAAAACAGTAGATGTTTTATCTACATAACGCATTTGTTAACGCATTTGGAATACCAACATGACGAATCCCTCCTTCTTAATTACAAATTTTTAGCATCTAATTTAACTTCAATTCCTATTATACAAAATTTTAAGATACTGCACTATCAACACACTCTTAAGTTTGCTTCTAAGTCTTATTTCCATAACTTCTTTTACGTTTCCGCCATTCTTTGCTGTTTCGATTTTTATGATATGGTGCAAGTCAGCACGAACACGAACCGTCTTATCCCCCATTATATCTTTTTTTGCGCTGATTGGCGTATCATTTCGTTTTGCTTTCTGTGCGCCTAAATTTCCCACGATCTCTCACTTCTTTCTATTTCTTCTTATTCTTATTTTATCACAAATCACTTGTGATTTGTGATAAGTGATTTGTGATTAATATATAAAAGCCCTATTTAAAGGGCTTTTATGTTTATTTTGAGAAAGATATAAAATCAATATATCCCTTTTCTCCAATTTTTACAACGGCATTGTAGGACTTTTTATCTTTCGTTTTGATTCCTTTTACCAGGGTTTCTTTTCCCTCTAGTAATTCTTTTACATTTGTTTTGGTTAGTTTTTTCTTTCTAAAATGTTCAGCTAAAGTAAACTTACATTCAGGATAATTTGAACAACCATAAAACGATTTTTTTAATACAATATTGTTGCCACACTTAGGACATTTTCCAACAATATTTTTTTCTGCTTCTTTTTCTTTCTGTTCCTGGTAATCAGCAAAACTTAATTTCTCTATATCGGTAGGTACATTTTCCAATAAATGAACGATAAACTTCTTGATATTATTAATAAAGTTTTCTTGATTGCCTTCTCTTTTACCAATCTTCTTTAAATACGTTTCCCATTTAGCCGTCATTTCAGCACTCGTTAAGAG is a genomic window of Streptococcus sp. 29896 containing:
- the erm(B) gene encoding 23S rRNA (adenine(2058)-N(6))-methyltransferase Erm(B), giving the protein MKKNIKYSQNFLTSEKVLNQIIKQLNLKETDTVYEIGTGKGHLTTKLAKISKQVTSIELDSHLFNLSSEKLKLNTRVTLIHQDILQFQFPNKQRYKIVGNIPYHLSTQIIKKVVFESHASDIYLIVEEGFYKRTLDIHRTLGLLLHTQVSIQQLLKLPAECFHPKPKVNSVLIKLTRHTTDVPDKYWKLYTYFVSKWVNREYRQLFTKNQFHQAMKHAKVNNLSTVTYEQVLSIFNSYLLFNGRK
- a CDS encoding antitoxin → MAVTYEKTFEIEIINELSASVYNRVLNYVLNHELNKNDSQLLEVNLLNQLKLAKRVNLFDYSLEELQAVHEYWRSMNRYSKQVLNKEKVA
- a CDS encoding peptide-binding protein: MGNLGAQKAKRNDTPISAKKDIMGDKTVRVRADLHHIIKIETAKNGGNVKEVMEIRLRSKLKSVLIVQYLKILYNRN
- a CDS encoding peptide-binding protein; its protein translation is MVVGNLGAQKAKRNDTPISAKKDIMGDKTVRVRADLHHIIKIETAKNGGNVKEVMDKALEEYIRKYLPDKL
- a CDS encoding ISLre2 family transposase, which encodes MDVAILDEREFSKQLNQNNQRAFLKMIEAYEKKIAPSMRAQGYKRINQKERTVIFSFGEMTFTRSRWKKGDTVRIPVDEKLGLEPRQRFSQELLYQLTELSNYMPYRKVVAVMELLKKIYITKNTVQHALEVAGQLINEKEEYDSLSVQSWTEEEKEKVKPKILYVEGDGVWVKRSTDKKKKSLELTHFVVHSGSKKGKRNVLMDKLEVVSTHYQRAKDKLLDLIYQHYDIDSNTMIVTNSDGGKGYSPKVFKELADAFNPKKHFHFWDAFHVNQALKKNLSPFPSGLVNQAFKAIKNRDKSGLKTVLDTAESFIESDEKLEAFQRFSRQLMKNFRFTDKPESFGLSSNGIGIMESQHRKITYRMKNRGMYWSKKGANAMSQTILLSHTGELRDLFFGEWRSHFDTMKDQEKNTSGLPCHDENKNYTLPQLKRTNVKKKWGEHMIEERD
- a CDS encoding ParA family protein, whose amino-acid sequence is MKIITFSAIKGGVGKTTLAYNYGEWLASKGKQVLFIDLDHQCNLTQTYDVFNNEGTVANIFRGKGDVALLNVKENIDLIPGYLRLDRLEKELETKAYKDMLLYMWLEDNYDDKGIEKYDYVIIDCHPDFSTATRNAIIVSHAVLSPVIPSEHGYQAKFNLQERLEEFKAEAFDFKTRESYVTAELFFLGNMIKHNTKSSKELVASLKNEENVLAMIPQKELFNRSTLDKVSLSDMMRDKELTRGNKAFFKDIDFTFQKITDRISL
- the prmA gene encoding 50S ribosomal protein L11 methyltransferase, with the translated sequence MNSWQELTIHVHRDAEEAVSNLMIETGSQGVAISDSADYVGQEDRFGELYPEVEQSDMIAITAYYPDTVDIEEIKADLATRLADLTGFGLETGQVSLESQELAEEDWADNWKKYYEPARITHDLTIVPSWTDYEATAGEKIIRLDPGMAFGTGTHPTTKMSLFALSQVLRGGETVIDVGTGSGVLSIASSLLGAKEIYAYDLDEVAVRVAQENIDLNAHTSNIHVAAGDLLRGVDIKAEVIVANILADILIHLTEDAYRLVKDEGYLIMSGIIADKWDMVRASAEAAGFFLETHMIQGEWNCCVFKKTADRSGVIGG
- a CDS encoding 23S rRNA methyltransferase attenuation leader peptide; protein product: MRYVDKTSTVLKQTKNSDYADK